The proteins below are encoded in one region of Thermothelomyces thermophilus ATCC 42464 chromosome 1, complete sequence:
- a CDS encoding glycoside hydrolase family 11 protein (CAZy_ID 267770): MVTLTRLAVAAAAMISSTGLAAPTPEAGPDLPDFELGVNNLARRALDYNQNYRTSGNVNYSPTDNGYSVSFSNAGDFVVGKGWRTGATRNITFSGSTQHTSGTVLVSVYGWTRNPLIEYYVQEYTSNGAGSAQGEKLGTVESDGGTYEIWRHQQVNQPSIEGTSTFWQYISNRVSGQRPNGGTVTLANHFAAWQKLGLNLGQHDYQVLATEGWGNAGGSSQYTVSG; the protein is encoded by the exons ATGGTTACCCTCACTCGCCTGGCggtcgccgcggcggccatgATCTCCAGCACTGGCCTGGCTGCCCCGACGCCCGAAGCTGGCCCCGACCTTCCCGACTTTGAGCTCGGGGTCAACAACCTCGCCCGCCGCGCGCTGGACTACAACCAGAACTACAGGACCAGCGGCAACGTCAACTACTCGCCCACCGACAACGGCTACTCGGTCAGCTTCTCCAACGCGGGAGATTTTGTCGTCGGGAAGGGCTGGAGGACGGGAGCCACCAG AAACATCACCTTCTCGGGATCGACACAGCATACCTCGGGCACCGTGCTCGTCTCCGTCTACGGCTGGACCCGGAACCCGCTGATCGAGTACTACGTGCAGGAGTACACGTCCAACGGGGCCGGCTCCGCTCAGGGCGAGAAGCTGGGCACGGTCGAGAGCGACGGGGGCACGTACGAGATCTGGCGGCACCAGCAGGTCAACCAGCCGTCGATCGAGGGCACCTCGACCTTCTGGCAGTACATCTCGAACCGCGTGTCCGGCCAGCGGCCCAACGGCGGCACCGTCACCCTCGCCAACCACTTCGCCGCCTGGCAGAAGCTCGGCCTGAACCTGGGCCAGCACGACTACCAGGTCCTGGCCACCGAGGGCTGGGGCAACGCCGGCGGCAGCTCCCAGTACACCGTCAGCGGCTGA